The DNA region ATCATGGACTGATATTTGAACGTTTCCTTAATCCGGAGCGAATCACCATGCCCGATATCGATATTGATTTCCCTGATCATAGACGGGATGAAGTGCTTCAATATGTAGCAGCAAAGTATGGAACACAACATGTTGCACAAATCATCACCTTTGGTACATTAGCTGCCAAGGCTTCAATGAGGGATGTTGCAAAAGTATTCGGCTGCAATTCAAAAGAGCTTGAGCAAATCTCCAGGCTGCTTCCTTCCAAGCCAGGGCTCCGTTTAACGGAAGTATACGAACAGAACCCTTCATTTAGGGAGTTCATCGCCCAAACAGAATTGTATAAAAAGATGTTTTCTACAGCGGTGAAATTGGAAGGTTTGCCCAGGCATGCCTCTACACATGCTGCAGGGGTAGTGATTTCCGATTCTCCACTTGTGCAAGATGTTCCATTGCAGAGCGGACAGGGGAATTTATCCCTCACTCAATATTCAATGGATATCTTAGAGGAAATCGGATTGCTCAAAATGGATTTTCTCGGATTGCGAAATTTATCGATATTAGAACGGATCATCCAATCAATCCAACGCGGGACGGGCCGTAAAGTGAATCTTAGGGAAATCCCTTTCGATGACAAAGAAACATATGATTTATTGAGCAAAGGCGATACAACGGGAGTGTTTCAACTGGAGTCGGATGGGATGAGAAAGGTGTTAATGAAGTTAAAACCATCCAGATTCGAAGACATAGTGGCGGTAAACGCACTGTATCGTCCAGGACCGATGGAGAATATCCCGCTATACATCGATCGTAAACATGGTCTTAAGACTGTTGATTACCCGCATGAGGATTTAAAGGAAATATTGGAAATGACGTATGGAGTCATCGTTTATCAAGAACAGATCATGCAGATTGCTTACAAGATGGCAGGGTTTTCTTTAGGGGAAGCAGACTTATTAAGAAGAGCCGTAAGCAAAAAGAAGAAAGAGGTTCTCGATGAGCAGAGAAATCATTTTGTAAAAGGGGCTCTCACCAAAGGATATGATCAAAAAAATGCCGATCAAATCTATGATTTAATCGTGAGGTTCTCCAACTATGGTTTCCCAAGAGGACATGCAGTTGCTTATAGTGTGATCGCCTATCAATTAGCCTACTTAAAAACGCATTATCCAATATATTTCATGGCTTCATTATTAACTAGCGTAGTAGGAAACGAGGACAAGGTGGCACAATATATCAAAGAAACAAAATTGATGGGGATTTACGTGCTTCCTCCATCCATAAACAAAAGCCACTTTGCTTTCTCGGTTGAAAACGGAAGCATACGTTTCAGTCTTGCAGCCATCAAGGGAGTCGGTGTCGCAGCACTCAGGGCCATAACCGAAAACCGGCAAGGTAAGAAATATCAGGATTTATTTGATTTTTGCGTTAGGGTCCCAATAAAAGCCGTAAATCGCAAAACAATTGAAGCCCTTATCTTTTCAGGCGGATTTGATGAATTCGGAAAAGACCGGGCAGTCCTCCTTGCAAGCCTTGACGCTGCTTTGGAGCACGGTGAACTTTTAAACCCTGATGACCAGGATTACAATCTCTTTGAAGATGAAAATTCCTTTCAGCTGGTTCCGAAATATACGGATGTCGAAGCGATGCCATTATTGGAAAAACTGAACTTTGAAAGACAGGCGATCGGCCTTTATTTATCCGATCACCCGGTAAGTCCTTATAAAGAAGTATTGGACCATTATGGAACTGTGTATATTAATGACCTTTCAATCGGGGAAAAGAACGTTTCGGCAGGTGGATACATTACATCTATGAAGACCATTCGAACCAAGAAGGGACAAGTGATGGCCTTCATGACGGTCAGCGACCAATGGGGCGATCTTGAGTGCGTCCTCTTCCCTACAGTCTATAGCAAGAACAGTGCTGTCTGTCAGCAAGGAAATATTGTCATCATTCAAGGAAAGATTGAAGATCGAAATGAAAAAAAACAAATGATCGTTCAGCAGGTCAAAACGATTGATCAAGTAAAAGAAGAGCTGGCTGATTCGATGAAAAAGCTCTATCTAAAAGTTACTCCCTCCTTTCAAAATTCCAGGGAACTTCACAAAGTCCAATCGACCTTGAGGAAATATCATGGATCGACCCGTGTGATCATGTATTACGAAAGCGATGATAAAATCATTCAACTAGGTAAAAAGGATTGGGTCAATGCTTCCAAAGGATGCCTGGAGGAATTGGAAACATTACTGGGCAAAGACAATGTCATACTGAAACAATAATTTCTTTACTTCCAATACGGATATGTTATATTGT from Falsibacillus albus includes:
- the dnaE gene encoding DNA polymerase III subunit alpha, with the translated sequence MSFIHLQVSTSYSLLSSTISIEELVQQAKKMHYEALAITDRNVMYGSVPFYKACMNHGIKPIIGLEADVLSEIQPGQSYPLVLLAKNNEGYQNLLKISSVIQTKSEDGIPLKWLKAYSAGLFALTPGNEGEIEYYIAEDEVDKAKEAIQLFKNIFERESFYLSLQQHNKRDVEHSIPQIRCLASELNVPTIITNDVKYLSQADSFAHECLMAIREGKVLADEDRPRLDSNEYYFKTKSQMAELFSDDVEALENTIKVADSCKVNLSFHKRLLPKFPLEGHLDPHAMLKEQCERGLESRGLLHKKIYQDRLHYELGVIRNMEFSDYFLIVWDFMKYAREKGILTGPGRGSSAGSLVAYSLQITDVDPIDHGLIFERFLNPERITMPDIDIDFPDHRRDEVLQYVAAKYGTQHVAQIITFGTLAAKASMRDVAKVFGCNSKELEQISRLLPSKPGLRLTEVYEQNPSFREFIAQTELYKKMFSTAVKLEGLPRHASTHAAGVVISDSPLVQDVPLQSGQGNLSLTQYSMDILEEIGLLKMDFLGLRNLSILERIIQSIQRGTGRKVNLREIPFDDKETYDLLSKGDTTGVFQLESDGMRKVLMKLKPSRFEDIVAVNALYRPGPMENIPLYIDRKHGLKTVDYPHEDLKEILEMTYGVIVYQEQIMQIAYKMAGFSLGEADLLRRAVSKKKKEVLDEQRNHFVKGALTKGYDQKNADQIYDLIVRFSNYGFPRGHAVAYSVIAYQLAYLKTHYPIYFMASLLTSVVGNEDKVAQYIKETKLMGIYVLPPSINKSHFAFSVENGSIRFSLAAIKGVGVAALRAITENRQGKKYQDLFDFCVRVPIKAVNRKTIEALIFSGGFDEFGKDRAVLLASLDAALEHGELLNPDDQDYNLFEDENSFQLVPKYTDVEAMPLLEKLNFERQAIGLYLSDHPVSPYKEVLDHYGTVYINDLSIGEKNVSAGGYITSMKTIRTKKGQVMAFMTVSDQWGDLECVLFPTVYSKNSAVCQQGNIVIIQGKIEDRNEKKQMIVQQVKTIDQVKEELADSMKKLYLKVTPSFQNSRELHKVQSTLRKYHGSTRVIMYYESDDKIIQLGKKDWVNASKGCLEELETLLGKDNVILKQ